A segment of the Nitrosospira briensis C-128 genome:
TGTTTTTTTGTAAACGACCAGGATACTTTACGGCCAGCAAGTAGCGCGCACCCAACAGGAGTTGCCCAAATGCGTACCATCACTGTATTTATTATCTGGCTTGTCGTTTTTATTCCCGCCTGTGCTACGGGAAGCGGTCCCGTTTCCGATGAAGATACGACGGGTGCGCTGAAGCAAGCACTCACTCAGGGTGCGGATGTGGCAGTGGACAAGCTCGGGGTAGCGGATGGGTTTCTCAATAACCCCAAGGTTAAAATACCGCTGCCCGGGGCGCTGCAGAAAGTGGAGGGCATCATGCGCACTCTGGGCATGAGTAAATATGCCGACGGCTTGATCGTGACAATGAATCATGCGGCGGAGACAGCAGCAGCCGAAGCCAGGCCGCTGCTGATGGACGCGGTGCAAAAGATGTCCGTGAAAGATGCCAGAGCCATATTGACTGGTGGCGACGACGCGGCAACACAGTATTTTCGTACAACGACTTCAGACGCGTTGTCTCAAAAATTTTTGCCGATCGTAAAAAATGCAACGGATCAGGTAGGATTGATCAAGAAATACAATGAATTCGCGGGAAAGGGCGCGAAATTGGGTTTGATTGGGGAAAAGGACGCGAATATTGAAAACTACGTTACACAAAAAACGCTGGACGGGCTCTATCTGATGATGGCCGAGGAGGAACGCGCCATCCGCAACGACCCGATGGGCCAGGGCAGTAAGTTACTCCAGCGAGTGTTTGGGTCGCTGAAATAATTCAGCCTTGTAGAAGATTACCGAAAATTATTTTAAAAAAATCTTCTGCGTTTCAAATCCGCCAAGCTTTTTCGACGTCCAGGTTTTCAGGACGTCACGATATTCTTTTCCTCCGGCAGTTCCTTGACAAGCCAGCCAAGTAGATCCCCGATCAGCTTATCGCTCGCTTCCGTTAACGCCCGCACTGCGCCTGCGGCATTGAGTGTGAGTGCCACCTGCTCGATATGGAAACTACGTTGCGCCGCCAGCGAACGCGTATCACGGTTGATGAGGCTGGCGCGCAATTTTACCACCGCCCGGCTTTGGTCGGCGGTGTCGAATACCTGGGTAAATTCTTCGAGTTCCACGCGCAAAATATAATCCGTCTGCACGTTATCGGCGGTGCTCATCACTCCGCCATCGCTGATCCCGGCAATTCGACTCCTGATCCACTGGGTGAGCAATGTTGCGGGAGGGGAAGCCCAACGGTTGCTGGCGTAGACATAAGCTTGCGCTGGATCATGATATGCCAGACGATAATGAATCGCTGTGCTGTCCAGCCAGGCTGGCGCTGCCGCTTCCGCCACCAGCAGACTTGCCTGTAGCCGTACATTGCTCGATGCGTCGGCATTATTGGCTGGAATCGTAAACTGTTGCAAGCCGAAATCATATATCGCCGTGGGTGCTTGCGTCCGAGGTGCGACGCATCCGGTGAGCGTTACTATTGCCAGAACCAGGATTTTTTTCATTTTAATTTCCCCCAGGAGATACGAAACCATCTTCTCCCGGACCGGGAGGTGGCGGCGATCTGCCAAACAGAAGACTCCCGGGTTGCTCTTCCAGTTGCAGAAGAACGCGATCCACGTTGCGGGAGTTACGCGTGATTCCTTCAGCCACGCCATGCAGTTTATGCATGGTGCCGGTAAGCTCGCCGGCCGTTTGAGAAAGGCTGTCGATAGCCCCCCCCTGCTGATTCAATTTGGTTGTGATCTGGTTAAGCCCGATTACCAGTTGGTCAGTATGATTCAGTACGGAGCTTGCATCGGCGGCCAACCCCGGCAATTTCCTGACTCCGGGTTCCAGTTGCGTGATGAGGTGGCGCATCTGGCCGGTCGCCCCCTCTGTATTTTCCAGTATGCGTGTAAACCGCGCCCGGTTCTGATCGTCAAAAACGAGATTCAGACGCTCTACCAGCCCGTTGGCATTGCTGAGCAGACGTTGCGCGGAAGTGGTTATGCTATCCAGCTCGGAGGGGCGAAAGGGAATCTGTGCCAGATTGTCCGAATCGGTTTTCAGCCTCTCCGCTTCGCCGCCTTCGTCATTCAATTGCACAAACGCAAGGCCTGTCAGTCCCTGATAGCCAAGCTGCGCGTATGCGTTTTTGGTCAGCGGGAGATCCTTGTCCACGGCAATACGGATAAGAATGGTATGGGAATCTTTTGGGTCCAGACGGATATCCTCCACTTTGCCCACAGTCAATCCACGGTAACGTACCGTTGCCTGGGAGTTGAGCCCGGTAATGGGAAACGCCGATACCAGCAAGTATTTATCACGCGTCAGTGTGTCGCCACTTAACCACATGGCCACGGCGGCTATGGCTGCACCCAGAAAAATTACGAATAAACCCGCCACAAGGGCATGGGCACGGTTTTCCATAATAATCCCCTATAAATTATTGCGATTATTTTCCAGTATCTTCTTGCCACGCTCACCGCAGAAAAATTTTGTAATAAATGGGTGTCTCGTATTGACTACTTCCCGAAGCGTTCCAAGCGCTACCATGCGCTGTTCATCCAGGGCCGCCACGCGGTCGGAAAGGGCAACCAGCGTTTCCACATCATGCGTTGCCATGACGATGGTCAGCGTCAATTCGGTACGCAACGTCTGGATCAGCTTGACGAAACCATCGCTCAGCTCAGGGTCAAGTCCCGCGGTAGGCTCGTCCAGAAACAGCAATTCGGGATCCAGTGCCATGGCCCGTGCCAGCGCGATGCGTTTGATCATGCCGCCGGAAAGCTCGGCAGGCATTCTGATCGCATGTTTTGTGTCGATTTCCACCATTTTAAGTTTGAGCATAACCAGGTTACGTATCATGTCCTCGTCAAGTGTCCGCAGCTCGCGCATGGGCAATGCAATATTGTCATATACCGATAATGCGCTGAATAAGGCGCCTTTCTGAAACAATACCCCGCAGCGGTTGCGCATATATTGCAGCTGTTCGTGCCGTCGACCATGCACGGGCTCGCCAAAAATCCTGACTGTACCTTGCGCGGGTGTTTCCAGGCCCAGCATCTGTCGTATCAAAGCGGTTTTGCCGCTGCCGGAGCCGCCAACCAGTGTAAGGACCTCGCCGCGACGTACGCACAGGTTAATGTTTTCATGCACTACATGCGTGCCGAAACGGGTATACAGTCCTTCAACCGCGATAACGTAGTTTCCATTCGTCATCAATTATCGCCTTACCCTATTCCAACATTGGAAAAAACGACAGCAAAAATCGCATCGATAATAATAACAACGGTAATCGACGTGACGACTGAATTCGTCGTTCCTTCGCCGAGGCTTTCCGTATTGGATTTGATTCTCAGGCCGAAATGACAGGAGATCAGCGCGATCGCCATGCCGCACACAACGCCTTTGCCCAGCCCCAGCCACAAATTGGCAATGGCCACCACATCAGGAAGCTTGCTTAAGAAAAACTGATAGCCAAGCCCTAGCTGAATCTCGGCAGCCACCATTCCCCCTATCAAAGCGATGGCGCTCGTCCATAACACTACGAGTGGCATCGCGATACCCAGTGCCATGACTTTGGGCAGCACCAGGCGCAGACTGTGAGGTATACCCATCACAGTCAGCGCATCAAGCTCCTCGGTAACCCTCATGACACCCAGTTGCGCGGTCATGGATGAACCGGAGCGTCCTGCGACCAATATTGCGGCCAGCACCGGGCCGAGCTCGCGAACGATGCTGATGCCAAGAATATTGATGATGAATATGTCCGCGCCAAACATCTGCAATTGTTTGGAAGAAAGATAGCTCAGCACGATACCGATGAGAAATCCTACCAGCGCGGTGATACCCAACGCCTGGGCGCCGGTGCGATACAGGTTCGCGGATATTTCACGCCAGGGGATCCGTGCAGGATGGCGGGTGAGGTAAATCGCGTCCAGCAATAATCGGCCGGATAGAATGATGAGGCCGGTCAAATGCTCCCACAGCAGAAAAACTGCATTTCCGAGGACTGTGATCGGCCACAGTAAATCGCGCGGCACAGGCGCGGGCGGGGCGGGTATTTTTTCCAGTCGATCAAAAAGTCTTTCATGCTCGCGCCGCAACCGCAAATGCCGAGGGCGTCGATTGCCCCAGGCTCGCCACAGCAGAACCGCACCTGCGTCATCCATTTGCCGGACTCCGGTGAGGTCCCAGCGTAGCTCCGGATCGGCTGCTTCATTGTCAAGTTCGGCGGATAGCGGCTGCAGCCATTTTCCAAGGGCCGTCAGAGTGCAGTTCCCCGTGAGCATTAAACGCGGCGCGCCATCCTCACCGGTTACGCGGCGCAATACTATCGATGAATTGCTGCCCTCATTCTCCGGCATGGTGACTGTCCTTGGACAATGCTAATGATAGAATATCGGGCTTGCGCAGCCCTGCTTATTGTTTTCTATTCTAGCCCTTTGTAAAAGCAAAGCGAATCGTTCGTCTGCATGAATCCGTTATCTGAACTGTGCGGAACTGTGCGAGTTAGCGTCAGTAAAATATTCGAGGTTTTCAGCCCATTCGCCAGTGCTCATCATGACGTCCAGTCACATTACCACGATACGACGCCAACGCGATAGATGCCGAAAATTCTTACACTAATATTTACACTGTTCGGATTGTGTGTATAACCCTCTGTTTTATTTTGGCTATAGCATCTGGCATGAAAAATGCTTAGATAGAGCGAGAGATCAAGTCGGTAGGTAATGCGAAGGTTTGCCGGACTCTGACGAGGCCAGTCAATCTGGCTGGACTTTTTAGCAGCGCAGCAGTAAAGAAGTGAAAAGGGGCAGTTAACAACAATAACAATAATTCAACAATAATAACAATCGCATAATCAGGGTTTGGAGTGAATTTTAGTAATGAAATCGTACTCTGACTCTGATTATTTTTTTGCCTCATCACTGTCCTGAAGTGGATAGCATGGCGGAAATATTGTTTTCCGTGTCAGGCCTCGCTTTGGGAGCGAGATACTCAACAGTCCGAAACCCCTTTGACTAAGCAGTCTTCATTAATGCTGATGATGGGAGGATTGCGTTTCCTGCCCCGTCGAATGCCCCTTCAGGCGAATCTGATAACTGGCGTGGCACGCATTGCACGTTTGCATCGCTTTACTCATTTGCCATAGGGTATGCTTGGGATCTTGCATGGACTCTGCGTCAGCAGAGATTTGATCGAAGGCCTTGTGGACCGACATACCCATCTGCATGAATTCCTTCGGCAATACAGCCTTGAGATGATCCTCGCCTTTATGCGCCATACCGATACCAAGCGAGCGTGCCTCTCGCGCCACCGCGGTCATATCCTCTTTGGAAAGCGCATCCAGGATATTCTGCGTTCCCGCTAGCAGGGCGCGCATTTCCGTGAGCACGTGGTCTCGTTGATGCTCGGTAAGCGGAAGGATTCGGCGCGTATCGACCTCATTTCCCGTTGCAGTAGAGGCGATAAGGATCAGCGTAATGGCAAGAATATTTCTCAAAATTCATCTCCGGTAACGTATAAGATTCGAACCCGGCCAATGATGGCCAAGTTTTGTCAGGTTTTTTAACACGCAAAAAACCGATTAACCCGAATTCAAGAACGCGAAGCTTGCGAGGTACGAAAGAGGTACGGAAAATCCTTTTCGGTTGTAGCGTTCAGTTAACAAATGAGCTGAAAAAACGAGCAGTCAACTGACGGATTCAGAATTATGTATCTACTGCTTTCGCCCGTAAATCATGCTCATCGGAGCCGATGATCTCAACCTCCATAAATTCACCGGGCTTCACATTTTTCGCGTTATCGATGTAAACCACGCCATCGATTTCAGGTGCATCGGCAGTGCTCCGGGCGACGGCCTTATTTTTTTGCACCTCATCTACCAGCACGGTCATATGTTTTCCGATCTTTTGGGCAAGGCGCGCGGTGCTGATATTTTCCTGTACCGCCATGAAGCGGGCGCGCCGTTCTTCTTTTATCTCTTCCGGAATATGGCCGGGTAGCGCGTTCGCCACAGCACCCTCCACCGGAGAGTAGGCAAAGCAGCCGACGCGATCCAGTTGCGCTTCTTCGAGAAACGCCAGAAGCTGTTCGAACTCCTCTTCAGTCTCACCGGGAAAGCCGACAATGAAGGTGCTGCGCAGTGTGATATCCGGGCATACCTCACGCCACTGCCTGACACGCTCCAGGTTGTTTTCAGCACTGGCAGGACGTTTCATGGCCTTTAAAATGCGCGGGCTGGCGTGCTGAAACGGTACGTCGAGGTAGGGAAGGATTCTCCCCTCGGCCATCAGAGGGATCACTTCATCGACGTGCGTGTAGGGGTACACGTAATGCAACCGTACCCAAACGCCAAATTCGCCCAATGCGCGAACCAGTTCGGTCATGCGGGTCTTCAGCGGCCTGCCTTGCCAGAAGCCGGTGCGGTATTTCACATCCACGCCATAAGCGCTGGTGTCCTGCGAAATTATCAGTAATTCCTTTACGCCTGCATTGACCAGATTCTCCGCTTCCTGCATGACCTGGTTGATGGGGCGACTGACCAGGTCGCCGCGCATGGAAGGAATGATGCAGAAAGTGCAGCGATGATTGCAACCTTCCGATATCTTGACATACGCATAGTGCCTGGGCGTGAGCTTTATTCCCTGCGGGGGAATCAGGCTGGTGTAAGGATCGTGCGGTTGCGGCAGATGCATGTGTACCGCTGCCATGACTTCCGGCAGAGCATGGGGACCGGTAACCGCCAGCACCTGTGGATGGGCTTGTTTTACCACCTCGCCGCCGCCTTTGGCGCCGAGGCAGCCGGTGACGATAACTTTGCCATTTTCCGCCAGCGCCTCGCCGATGGCATCCAGCGATTCTTCTACTGCGCTGTCGATGAAGCCGCAGGTATTGACGACCACCAGATCGGCGTCCTCATACGTAGAGGAAGTTTCATAGCCTTCCGCGCGTAGTTGAGTAAGAATTTGCTCGGAATCCACCAGCGCCTTGGGACAACCAAGCGAGACAAAGCCGATTTTGGGGGGAGGTTGCTTGAGAGCTGCCATGTGAGGGATTTCTAAGAATAAATGAAATTCAAGATAAACAGGAAAAACAGTCGGAAGAATTATGTCCACGCCGGAAGGTCGGCATCAAGACTTTCCAAGTATTTACAAATTATGCTGGGTGAGTGAAGAGGCTGCCAGCCAGCCAAATGGAGCTGATACCCAGCGTGATGAGTGCGACCTGCTGGACAGTCGCGCCGATTTCCGGGCGCTTATGCAACCCGGGAATCAAGTCCGACATTGCCACATAAATCATGCTGGCCGAAGCCAGTCCCAGCAGCGAGGGGATGAAGTGGTTCATGTCTTGCAACATGAAATAGGTCGACAATCCCCCGAGCAAAGTGGCGGCGCTGGAAAAAAGATTAAAGAGAAGTGCCTGCCGGCGAGTATAGCCCGAATTGAGCAGAATCAGAAAATCACCGGCTTCCTGCGGGATTTCGTGGGCAATGATGGCAATGGATGTAACAATGCCCAATTGCACATCCGCCATAAATGCCGCGGCAATGAGTATGCCGTCGACAAAATTGTGAAACGTATCGCCCAGCATGATCATCATACCGCTACGGCCATGATCATGCTGATCAGGGCTCGGTGCTGCAACGATGGCAGCGCCGGGCAGACGATCATGGGCCTCGCATTCCTCCGCGTGGCAGTGGCGCCACAATACCAGTTTTTCCAGAATGAAGAATAACAGGATACCGAACAGCACTGTGCCGGTCATCTGCGCCGGATTTTTTGAAAGCTCGAGCGCCTCCGGCAGCGCATTGAGAAAAGCGGCCCCCAGCAGCGCGCCGATAGCGTATGAGACCAGCATTTGTACCCACGAGGCGCGGGTATTAAGCGTCAGCGCGGCGGCGAACAGCACGCTCAACATACCGCCGAAAAGGCTGGTGACTATGATCCAGGCAAGAATGGACATTTACTGCGATTCGTGAAAAATGCGGGATTATACGCTTTTGCAAGACGTGAATTCAGGCGTTAGCGCGGTAGGGCTGCAACGAACCTGCGATGGCATATTCATAATGCCGCTTCAGCCGCGCTTCCTTGGTGCTCCAACGCTGACCTACTGCTCCAGCCAGATCAGTCCCGCCATGCGCCCGGTCTTGCCATCGCGACGATAAGAAAAAAATCTCGCCGGGTCGCTGAAAGTGCATTCTCCGCCACCGTAAATTTCCGCCACGCCGGCGTCCGTTAGTCGCTGTCGCGCCAGCAGGAAAAGATCGGCTAACCATTTGCCATTATTGCGGGAAATGAAGGCGAAAGCGGATGTTTCATCACGTTCGATAAAGGCCTTGCGTACCTCTTCACCGACCTCGAAATGATCGGGTCCGATTGCCGGGCCGAGCCAGGCCATGAGCGGACTGTTCAACGTACCTATCGCCGATACTGTGCGTTCGATAATTCCCTCGGCCATTCCGCGCCACCCTGCATGAATTACGGCAACCGTGGTGCCCGCGCGGTCGCACAATAGTACCGGCAGACAATCTGCCACGAGTACCGCGCAGACAACTCCCGGGCGCCGGCTGAACGCTCCATCGCTCTCACATGAGGATGTGCAATCATGCTCATCAAAGTCTATCGATTCTGTGCCGTGCACCTGTTTGAGCCATCCGGGTTCGCCTGGCAAAAACCGGCGTAGCAGGGCACGGTTTTGTTTGACGATTAATGGATCATCGCCAACATGATCGCCCAGGTTGAGGCTGGCATAAGGTGCACTGCTGCCCCCGCCATTACGCGTGGTGAACAGTGCTTTGACATTGCTCGGCGCGGGCCAGCCAGGGGTGATCCAATCGCTCATACCGCTCATGAATTGATCATTGGTGTTGCCGCAGCCTCAGCAGGAGGCTGCTCATGTCCTCGGGCAATGGCGCGTCCCAGCCCATCCTCATGCCACTTTGTGGATGGGTGAGTTCCAGTTTTTGCGCATGCAGTGCCTGCCTCGAAAAACCAATCAGCCGCATGGCCTCGAGAATGCTTTTTTTGGGCTTGCCGCCATATACGGGGTCTCCCATAAGTGGGTGACCGATGGAGTGCATATGCACGCGAATCTGGTGGGTGCGTCCGGTTTCCAGGCTGCACTGGAGCAAAGTGCTTTCGTCGAATTTTTCCTGTACGCGGTAATGGGTGCGCGCTTCTTTGCCGCTCGCAATCACAGCCATTTTCGTCCGCTGTACCGGATGCCGTCCTACCGGGGCATCGACCCATCCCCCCACCGACACCTGGCCCAGCACCAGCGCCAGGTAATTGCGCGTTACAGTATGCTTTTGCAGTTGCCGCACCAGACTGGTCTGGGCTTCAAGCGTTTTCGCCACGACCAGCAGGCCGCTGGTATCCTTATCCAACCGGTGAACAATGCCGGCGCGGGGTATTGCGGCCAGTTGCGCGGCGTGATGCAACAGCGCGTTCAGCATGGTTCCCTGCCAATTGCCGCTGCCGGGGTGAACTACCAGCCCGGCTGGCTTGTTGATGACAATCAGTTCGTCATCCTCATAGGCGATATCCAGCAAGATAGCCTCGGCTGCGTGGCTGGTTTCGATGAAGCAATGCGCTGGCTTGACCTCGATCTTTTCTCCACTCCACACTTTTTGTCTGGGAATAGCATCTCTACCATCAACGCTGATACGTTTTTCCCGTATCCATGCCTGCAGGCGGTTGCGAGACCAATCAGGCAGCAATTGCGCCAGAACCTGGTCAAGCCGCGCTCCGGCAAAATGCCGGGGGATTATCAGCTCGATCGTGGTTTCAGTCGATTCAGACCGTATGGGCTTTGCGCTATAATGGCCAAATCCATTTTTGGTTTCCAAATAACTCATCATGTCACGTAGTGTAGCTTTATTTCTGGTGTTGCTGCTATCCGCATGCGGGCTGTTGTCCAAAGAGGTGAAGGACTCCAAGAATTGGTCCGCAAGCAAGTACTACTCTGAAGCAAAGTCGGAATTGAACGAAGGGAATTATGGAGGCGCCATCAAGCTATTCGAAGCGCTGGAGGCACGTTATCCCTACGGCCGCTTTGCGCAGCAGGCGCAGCTTGAAGTCGCGTATGCCTATTATAAAGATGGCGAACCGGCCACGGCTATTGCGGCTGCCGACCGCTTTATCAAGCTTCACCCCAATCATACCAATGTCGATTATGCGTATTACCTCAAGGGCCTGTCGAATTTCAACGACGATCTCGGATTGATGGGCATCGTGTCGGAAAAAATTCTCAATCAGGATATGAGCGAGCGTGATCCGAAAGCGTCACGCGAATCATTTGAAAATTTCAAGGAATTAGTGTCCCGCTATCCCAAAAGCAAATACGCGGCCGATGCGGTGCAGCGAATGAAGCATCTGGTTAATGTAGTGGCTTTGAATGAAGTCCAGGTGGCACGTTATTACATCAAGCGGGGCGGTTACGTTGCCGCTGCCAACCGTGCTCAATATGCGCTGAAGGAATACCCGCAGACTCCGGCCACGGAAGAAGCGTTATTCATCATGATGAAATCGTACGATGCGCTGGGCATGACCGATTTGCGTGACGATGCGCATCGCGTGATGAAAAAAAATTTCCCCGATAGCCGATTCTTCGAGGATTCAACTGGAAAAAGCGCTGAACCCTGGTGGAGATTCTGGTAATACCAGGCATAGGCGGCAGGCGGGCAGTCCTGGATATTTCCTTTAAATCCGACAGGCTGTTAGCCTAACGGGTTAAACGCCACATCCTCCGATGGGCGTTCATGCGCAGCTTCGTCCTGCAAACGAATTGCCAGGACGTCGCATCCGGCATGATGCAGCACACTGCTTGCTGTTGATCCCAGCAATAAGGCAAGGCCATGACGGCCATGCGACCCCACGACGATTAGATCGATATGCTCCCGCTCGGCAATCCGTACAATCTCCTGTCCAGGCACGCCCCAAACCATCCATCGACGGGCAGGATCCACATTCAGCTGGTTACCGACCTGCTTCAGCTTGAATTTTTCCGCCTCCAGCAATTCATATGTTGAATATTCATCCAGGGCGATTTCGGTTCCATACGCTGTATCGGGCATGGGTATATCATCCAGCACATGAATCATGCTCAATTTGGCGTGGAACAGTGCTGCTAGATGGCCTGCTTTCCGCGCGACATGGTTTCCGTGCTCCGAAAAATCCACTGCGAGTAAAATATGCCGATAGTTTCCATTATTCATGGTGCGAGCCGGGGAGAGAGGAAAACTACATTAAAATTGGTCAAACGGTTGCAATACCCGGAATAGCATGATGCGGATTTGGATTATTGAAAGTATAATTGCTGGTAACCCGAGTAGCTGATCAGCGTGAAGTTCCAGGTTCTTCATAAGCAACGGCTTCGGGGGATTTGATCATCGTTCTTAAAATTTTCCACACATTATCCACAATTTTTTCTTGCGCCTGGGCACTTGGATGTATCCCGTCTGCCTGAAAAAATTCCCGTTTGTCGCCAAATCCATCCAGCAGGAAAGGCACCAGTTTGAGCCCATGGCGTTTAGCCAGTTGCGGGTATATATCCTGAAACTTTTGCGTATAGGCTATGCCATAATTAGGCGGCAATTGCATCCCGGCCAGCAGTACCGCGGTTTTATTTCGCAAACACGCTTCAATGATGGCTTCGAGATCATCACGGATGGATTCGATAGGCGCCCCTCGCAACCCATCATTGCCACCAAGTTCGATGACTACGATGTCCGGTCGATGGGTCTTGATCGCTTGCACGATCCGATTTCGTCCTCCTGCCGCCGTTTCGCCACTGATGCTATTGTTGATCAGCGTTGCCTGCGATTTTGTTTGCAGCTGCCTCTTCAGCAGACTGACCCATCCCGCATTGTGCGGCAGGCCATAGCCAGCAGACAAGCTGTCCCCAAATACCATGATAGTAGTGGTTCCGGCTGTGGTCGCAGGCTCCGGCGGTGCTGCCGCGCCTGAGCCAGTAACTCCGATACTTGACAGGATATACAGAATAACCAGGAAATTTTTCATGACAGATAATTTTATTGTGCGGCCTATTGTGCAGGCAATCGGGTTGACCAAGCAAGTAAGTACGGGCAGTGAACAGCTTACCATTCTGGAGAATATCCATCTGGAGATAAATGCAGGTGACTCGGTTGCTGTGGTGGGGGCGTCAGGCTCGGGTAAGTCGACACTACTGGGGCTGCTCGCAGGATTAGATACGCCCTCCAGCGGTAAGGTTCATCTTTACGGAGAAGATATTTTTTTATTGGATGAAGATGCGCGAGCGGCGCTGCGTGGGCGCATGCTGGGGTTCGTAT
Coding sequences within it:
- a CDS encoding DUF4197 domain-containing protein, whose product is MRTITVFIIWLVVFIPACATGSGPVSDEDTTGALKQALTQGADVAVDKLGVADGFLNNPKVKIPLPGALQKVEGIMRTLGMSKYADGLIVTMNHAAETAAAEARPLLMDAVQKMSVKDARAILTGGDDAATQYFRTTTSDALSQKFLPIVKNATDQVGLIKKYNEFAGKGAKLGLIGEKDANIENYVTQKTLDGLYLMMAEEERAIRNDPMGQGSKLLQRVFGSLK
- a CDS encoding ABC-type transport auxiliary lipoprotein family protein, encoding MKKILVLAIVTLTGCVAPRTQAPTAIYDFGLQQFTIPANNADASSNVRLQASLLVAEAAAPAWLDSTAIHYRLAYHDPAQAYVYASNRWASPPATLLTQWIRSRIAGISDGGVMSTADNVQTDYILRVELEEFTQVFDTADQSRAVVKLRASLINRDTRSLAAQRSFHIEQVALTLNAAGAVRALTEASDKLIGDLLGWLVKELPEEKNIVTS
- a CDS encoding MlaD family protein produces the protein MENRAHALVAGLFVIFLGAAIAAVAMWLSGDTLTRDKYLLVSAFPITGLNSQATVRYRGLTVGKVEDIRLDPKDSHTILIRIAVDKDLPLTKNAYAQLGYQGLTGLAFVQLNDEGGEAERLKTDSDNLAQIPFRPSELDSITTSAQRLLSNANGLVERLNLVFDDQNRARFTRILENTEGATGQMRHLITQLEPGVRKLPGLAADASSVLNHTDQLVIGLNQITTKLNQQGGAIDSLSQTAGELTGTMHKLHGVAEGITRNSRNVDRVLLQLEEQPGSLLFGRSPPPPGPGEDGFVSPGGN
- a CDS encoding ABC transporter ATP-binding protein, translating into MTNGNYVIAVEGLYTRFGTHVVHENINLCVRRGEVLTLVGGSGSGKTALIRQMLGLETPAQGTVRIFGEPVHGRRHEQLQYMRNRCGVLFQKGALFSALSVYDNIALPMRELRTLDEDMIRNLVMLKLKMVEIDTKHAIRMPAELSGGMIKRIALARAMALDPELLFLDEPTAGLDPELSDGFVKLIQTLRTELTLTIVMATHDVETLVALSDRVAALDEQRMVALGTLREVVNTRHPFITKFFCGERGKKILENNRNNL
- a CDS encoding MlaE family ABC transporter permease, yielding MPENEGSNSSIVLRRVTGEDGAPRLMLTGNCTLTALGKWLQPLSAELDNEAADPELRWDLTGVRQMDDAGAVLLWRAWGNRRPRHLRLRREHERLFDRLEKIPAPPAPVPRDLLWPITVLGNAVFLLWEHLTGLIILSGRLLLDAIYLTRHPARIPWREISANLYRTGAQALGITALVGFLIGIVLSYLSSKQLQMFGADIFIINILGISIVRELGPVLAAILVAGRSGSSMTAQLGVMRVTEELDALTVMGIPHSLRLVLPKVMALGIAMPLVVLWTSAIALIGGMVAAEIQLGLGYQFFLSKLPDVVAIANLWLGLGKGVVCGMAIALISCHFGLRIKSNTESLGEGTTNSVVTSITVVIIIDAIFAVVFSNVGIG
- the rimO gene encoding 30S ribosomal protein S12 methylthiotransferase RimO, which encodes MAALKQPPPKIGFVSLGCPKALVDSEQILTQLRAEGYETSSTYEDADLVVVNTCGFIDSAVEESLDAIGEALAENGKVIVTGCLGAKGGGEVVKQAHPQVLAVTGPHALPEVMAAVHMHLPQPHDPYTSLIPPQGIKLTPRHYAYVKISEGCNHRCTFCIIPSMRGDLVSRPINQVMQEAENLVNAGVKELLIISQDTSAYGVDVKYRTGFWQGRPLKTRMTELVRALGEFGVWVRLHYVYPYTHVDEVIPLMAEGRILPYLDVPFQHASPRILKAMKRPASAENNLERVRQWREVCPDITLRSTFIVGFPGETEEEFEQLLAFLEEAQLDRVGCFAYSPVEGAVANALPGHIPEEIKEERRARFMAVQENISTARLAQKIGKHMTVLVDEVQKNKAVARSTADAPEIDGVVYIDNAKNVKPGEFMEVEIIGSDEHDLRAKAVDT
- a CDS encoding ZIP family metal transporter translates to MSILAWIIVTSLFGGMLSVLFAAALTLNTRASWVQMLVSYAIGALLGAAFLNALPEALELSKNPAQMTGTVLFGILLFFILEKLVLWRHCHAEECEAHDRLPGAAIVAAPSPDQHDHGRSGMMIMLGDTFHNFVDGILIAAAFMADVQLGIVTSIAIIAHEIPQEAGDFLILLNSGYTRRQALLFNLFSSAATLLGGLSTYFMLQDMNHFIPSLLGLASASMIYVAMSDLIPGLHKRPEIGATVQQVALITLGISSIWLAGSLFTHPA
- the pgeF gene encoding peptidoglycan editing factor PgeF — translated: MSDWITPGWPAPSNVKALFTTRNGGGSSAPYASLNLGDHVGDDPLIVKQNRALLRRFLPGEPGWLKQVHGTESIDFDEHDCTSSCESDGAFSRRPGVVCAVLVADCLPVLLCDRAGTTVAVIHAGWRGMAEGIIERTVSAIGTLNSPLMAWLGPAIGPDHFEVGEEVRKAFIERDETSAFAFISRNNGKWLADLFLLARQRLTDAGVAEIYGGGECTFSDPARFFSYRRDGKTGRMAGLIWLEQ
- the rluD gene encoding 23S rRNA pseudouridine(1911/1915/1917) synthase RluD, translating into MSYLETKNGFGHYSAKPIRSESTETTIELIIPRHFAGARLDQVLAQLLPDWSRNRLQAWIREKRISVDGRDAIPRQKVWSGEKIEVKPAHCFIETSHAAEAILLDIAYEDDELIVINKPAGLVVHPGSGNWQGTMLNALLHHAAQLAAIPRAGIVHRLDKDTSGLLVVAKTLEAQTSLVRQLQKHTVTRNYLALVLGQVSVGGWVDAPVGRHPVQRTKMAVIASGKEARTHYRVQEKFDESTLLQCSLETGRTHQIRVHMHSIGHPLMGDPVYGGKPKKSILEAMRLIGFSRQALHAQKLELTHPQSGMRMGWDAPLPEDMSSLLLRLRQHQ
- a CDS encoding outer membrane protein assembly factor BamD, whose translation is MSRSVALFLVLLLSACGLLSKEVKDSKNWSASKYYSEAKSELNEGNYGGAIKLFEALEARYPYGRFAQQAQLEVAYAYYKDGEPATAIAAADRFIKLHPNHTNVDYAYYLKGLSNFNDDLGLMGIVSEKILNQDMSERDPKASRESFENFKELVSRYPKSKYAADAVQRMKHLVNVVALNEVQVARYYIKRGGYVAAANRAQYALKEYPQTPATEEALFIMMKSYDALGMTDLRDDAHRVMKKNFPDSRFFEDSTGKSAEPWWRFW